In the Alkaliphilus oremlandii OhILAs genome, one interval contains:
- a CDS encoding N-acetyltransferase, whose translation MSKEDFSNVEFWVLEDNIRARRFYEKIGFRYDNTIQIIDMGKKLRELRYIRTQNN comes from the coding sequence ATGTCGAAAGAGGATTTTAGCAATGTAGAGTTTTGGGTGTTAGAAGATAATATACGTGCAAGAAGATTCTATGAAAAGATTGGATTTAGATATGATAATACGATTCAAATAATCGATATGGGTAAAAAGCTGAGAGAATTGCGGTATATTAGAACACAAAATAATTAA
- a CDS encoding GNAT family N-acetyltransferase — MTNKSDFSYNFNAGEIIEFRLLSNEDSIEELTHLLNKSYKVLADMGLNYVAACQNCDITSKRARDAYKSYIGIHKNKIVSTISLYSPKSSDKGSWYSRDFVAKIGQFAVEPELQKYGIGNKMMDFIENEARNMKNIKEIALDTAETAYHLINFYKKRNYRYIETIQWDETNYKSVVLSKIL, encoded by the coding sequence ATGACAAATAAAAGTGATTTTAGTTATAATTTTAATGCTGGTGAGATTATAGAGTTTAGATTGCTTTCAAATGAGGATTCCATTGAAGAATTAACACATCTTCTAAATAAATCATATAAGGTTCTAGCGGATATGGGACTTAATTATGTAGCGGCTTGTCAGAATTGTGATATAACATCAAAAAGAGCAAGAGATGCTTATAAATCCTATATAGGGATACATAAAAATAAAATTGTTTCAACAATATCTTTGTATAGTCCAAAATCCTCAGATAAAGGGAGTTGGTACAGTAGAGATTTTGTAGCAAAGATTGGACAGTTTGCTGTAGAACCCGAACTGCAAAAATACGGAATTGGGAACAAAATGATGGATTTCATTGAAAACGAGGCAAGAAATATGAAAAATATAAAGGAGATTGCGTTGGATACTGCAGAAACAGCATATCATTTAATTAACTTTTATAAAAAAAGAAACTATAGATACATAGAGACCATTCAATGGGACGAAACAAATTACAAAAGTGTAGTATTAAGTAAGATACTGTAA
- a CDS encoding DUF6932 family protein: MSIPQFNKRGTLSKGIHQCNSSEFIDRFCYGEKTIRSKYKEVLEQLFAFSLSRGSKSIIIGGSFITSKEEPNDIDCMVVLPNEKCCTIQSNELLCVEGCEIDVLFIAESSKDTIYSFLNLFSKDKYDIEVGMIEIILDEEKDKSTWSDYEDYYSFENLLKAREAYIWRYVIRGVKEKKILVTIMNLKEYLLFNYHISPLVSAAGWIFAPYVYLGQNILEDYKQFKEYITELYYIYETEISVFADGLGTFLLGKYLKDDLKFQKASFDKIILSNALLSSNFDWIQEAGKVNLIINLKDISNKATISEKIDKTINQDPLFGTAYKTGFKNINSNIFETNYDYEGCMNYFKFQNSIFPMYHMSSVIKENIDKICWENISDILSKDVSLNEITYNSYK, from the coding sequence ATGTCTATACCACAGTTTAATAAGAGAGGAACTTTGAGTAAGGGAATACATCAATGCAATTCAAGCGAGTTTATAGACAGATTTTGTTATGGGGAAAAGACCATTCGTAGTAAATATAAAGAGGTTCTAGAACAACTATTTGCTTTTTCTTTAAGCAGAGGGAGTAAAAGTATAATAATTGGAGGATCATTTATTACTTCTAAAGAAGAGCCAAATGATATTGATTGTATGGTAGTGCTTCCTAATGAGAAATGTTGCACAATTCAATCTAATGAATTGCTTTGTGTTGAAGGCTGTGAGATAGATGTATTATTTATTGCAGAGTCTAGTAAAGACACAATATATTCATTTCTTAATTTATTTTCTAAAGATAAATATGATATAGAAGTTGGTATGATCGAAATAATATTAGATGAAGAAAAAGATAAATCAACTTGGAGTGATTATGAGGATTATTATAGTTTTGAAAATTTACTTAAAGCTAGAGAAGCATATATCTGGAGGTATGTTATAAGAGGAGTTAAAGAAAAAAAAATATTAGTAACAATTATGAATTTAAAGGAATATTTATTATTTAATTATCATATTTCTCCGTTAGTTAGTGCAGCTGGATGGATATTTGCTCCATATGTGTATTTGGGGCAAAATATATTAGAAGATTACAAACAATTCAAAGAGTATATAACGGAATTATATTATATATATGAAACAGAAATAAGTGTTTTTGCAGATGGATTAGGAACATTTTTGCTGGGAAAATACTTAAAGGACGATTTGAAATTTCAGAAAGCATCATTTGATAAAATTATTTTATCAAATGCATTATTATCAAGTAATTTTGATTGGATTCAAGAAGCAGGAAAAGTTAATTTAATTATTAATTTAAAAGACATTTCTAATAAAGCTACTATTTCAGAAAAAATAGATAAAACAATTAATCAAGACCCTTTATTTGGAACAGCGTATAAAACAGGATTTAAAAATATAAATAGTAATATATTCGAAACTAACTATGACTATGAAGGGTGTATGAATTATTTTAAGTTTCAAAATTCAATCTTTCCAATGTATCATATGAGTAGCGTTATTAAAGAAAATATCGATAAAATTTGTTGGGAAAATATAAGTGACATATTGTCTAAAGATGTATCTTTAAATGAAATTACTTATAATTCATATAAATAA
- a CDS encoding GNAT family N-acetyltransferase yields MERVVYRELTVEECVLIGGMNPSQYIGRAWRQVDDKRQLVEINYHDTDWPNGYEHHYNNLKGTILDNGIAIGAFDLNNQLLGFATVNKKPFGKKYKYVLLDQLFITLEYKGRGIGKKLFLLSADIVKNWNVDKLYICAGSAEETIAFYFALGCREAMEIDMDLYENDVRDYQLEFSLGYHKPN; encoded by the coding sequence ATGGAAAGAGTTGTATATAGAGAATTAACTGTAGAAGAATGTGTGCTTATAGGTGGAATGAATCCATCTCAATATATTGGAAGAGCATGGAGACAGGTCGATGACAAGCGACAATTAGTAGAGATTAATTACCATGATACAGATTGGCCAAATGGATATGAGCACCACTATAACAATTTAAAAGGAACGATCTTAGACAACGGTATTGCAATTGGAGCCTTTGATCTCAATAATCAATTGTTAGGATTTGCAACTGTAAATAAAAAGCCTTTTGGTAAAAAATATAAGTATGTTTTATTAGATCAACTCTTTATTACATTGGAATATAAGGGTAGGGGAATCGGAAAAAAGCTATTCTTGTTATCTGCTGACATCGTAAAAAACTGGAACGTAGATAAACTTTATATTTGTGCGGGGTCAGCCGAAGAAACAATCGCTTTTTATTTTGCGTTGGGGTGTAGAGAAGCTATGGAAATAGATATGGACTTATATGAAAATGATGTAAGAGATTATCAATTGGAATTTTCACTAGGATATCACAAACCAAATTAA
- a CDS encoding GNAT family N-acetyltransferase has translation MNVKIRQETVVDYKISERVVEEAFKDAEYSDHKEHLLVDRLRKSEAFIPELSIIAELDKKIVGHIMLTKILIKNDDKEHEALALAPVSVLPQYQNKGIGNSLIIESIKVAKELGYTSVIVLGEDRYYHRFGFKSTSIWNIRAPFDVPRESFMALELKRESLVQVEGVVTYPKAFYE, from the coding sequence ATGAATGTAAAAATAAGGCAAGAAACAGTGGTTGACTATAAAATATCAGAGCGTGTAGTAGAGGAAGCATTTAAAGATGCTGAATATAGTGATCATAAGGAGCATCTTTTAGTTGATAGATTAAGGAAGAGCGAAGCTTTCATACCAGAACTCTCTATTATAGCAGAATTAGATAAAAAAATTGTAGGTCATATTATGCTTACAAAGATACTGATTAAAAATGATGATAAAGAACATGAAGCCTTAGCATTAGCTCCTGTTTCAGTTTTACCACAATATCAGAATAAAGGAATTGGAAACTCCCTCATTATAGAAAGTATTAAAGTCGCAAAAGAACTTGGATATACATCCGTAATTGTTCTTGGAGAGGACAGATATTATCATAGATTTGGATTTAAGTCTACAAGTATATGGAATATTAGGGCACCATTCGATGTTCCTAGGGAGTCATTCATGGCCTTGGAATTGAAACGAGAAAGTCTTGTCCAAGTTGAAGGGGTTGTAACTTACCCTAAAGCATTTTATGAGTAA
- a CDS encoding GNAT family N-acetyltransferase gives MPHENGNVPKIDDDVYLPMKHAWLNYNRDICSVVIAPDGSYASFVGFWYESKMQTGFLEPMVTAKEYRGLELGKACVYNSLKILQSYGCKKVFVEPDEESYNYYCNIGFKKTNYGCSFRKDLEEYFLVL, from the coding sequence ATGCCACATGAAAATGGAAATGTACCAAAGATAGATGATGATGTCTATCTTCCAATGAAACATGCTTGGCTAAATTATAATCGTGACATATGTAGTGTTGTTATAGCCCCAGATGGTAGTTATGCATCCTTTGTTGGCTTTTGGTATGAAAGTAAAATGCAGACTGGTTTTTTGGAACCGATGGTAACAGCAAAAGAATACCGAGGTCTTGAATTAGGGAAAGCTTGTGTTTATAATTCATTAAAAATATTGCAGTCCTATGGTTGCAAAAAGGTTTTTGTTGAGCCAGATGAAGAATCGTATAATTACTATTGCAATATAGGATTTAAAAAGACAAACTATGGGTGTTCTTTTAGAAAGGATCTAGAGGAATATTTTCTTGTTTTATAA
- the corA gene encoding magnesium/cobalt transporter CorA, which produces MNLYDPFNILHSKKQLLRQVSGDIIYTGQFTDVQISIELITYNKKEVSFHKTNSIEGPFENDKIYWFNVIGLHDTELIGKIGETFNIHHIDLEDVVHVSQWSKIEDRESYLFSIFKMIYLRDKDMIHEHVAMIHKENVIVTLQEVPGDTFDGVRESIQKQLGKIRSMGSDYLYYSLIDALTNEYFDIINGISSNFRDIEMKILDNNLESKEQLYHLRKELLYLINAVSPIKDSISKLTKHNYHFMNHEMTPYYNGLMDHLNQIMDSLKAYKEMTNSLHEMQMSNVSNDMNKTMMILTVFSAIFIPLSFLAGVFGMNFTYIPGLNLKSSFYMFILSCVVIASGMLTFFKIKKWY; this is translated from the coding sequence ATGAATTTATATGATCCGTTCAATATATTACATTCTAAAAAGCAACTATTAAGGCAGGTGTCTGGAGATATTATTTATACAGGGCAGTTTACCGATGTTCAAATTTCAATTGAACTAATTACATATAATAAGAAGGAGGTTTCTTTTCATAAAACCAACTCAATAGAAGGTCCTTTTGAGAACGATAAAATTTACTGGTTCAATGTGATTGGGCTTCATGACACAGAGCTTATTGGTAAAATCGGGGAAACGTTTAACATACACCATATAGATCTAGAGGATGTTGTTCATGTTTCCCAATGGAGTAAAATTGAAGACAGAGAAAGTTATTTATTTTCTATATTCAAAATGATTTATCTAAGAGATAAGGACATGATACATGAACATGTGGCGATGATTCATAAGGAGAATGTAATTGTAACTCTCCAAGAGGTACCTGGAGATACTTTTGATGGCGTTAGAGAAAGCATACAAAAACAACTTGGAAAAATACGTTCTATGGGAAGTGACTATCTATATTATTCATTAATTGATGCGCTGACAAATGAGTATTTTGATATTATTAATGGAATATCATCTAATTTTAGAGATATAGAAATGAAAATATTAGATAATAATCTTGAAAGTAAAGAACAGCTTTACCACCTAAGAAAGGAATTGTTGTATCTAATCAATGCTGTTTCTCCAATCAAAGATTCCATTAGTAAATTAACTAAACACAATTATCATTTTATGAATCATGAGATGACCCCCTATTATAATGGTTTAATGGATCATCTAAATCAGATAATGGATTCGTTAAAAGCGTATAAAGAAATGACAAATAGCCTTCATGAAATGCAAATGTCAAATGTAAGTAATGATATGAATAAAACAATGATGATACTGACTGTATTTTCAGCAATTTTTATTCCCTTATCTTTTCTAGCCGGTGTATTTGGAATGAACTTTACCTATATTCCTGGTCTAAATTTAAAATCATCGTTCTATATGTTTATATTATCTTGTGTTGTGATTGCATCGGGAATGCTAACGTTTTTTAAAATAAAAAAGTGGTATTAG
- a CDS encoding ParA family protein: protein MKNKIIAIVNQKGGVGKTTTTLNLGYALSQMGSKVLLIDFDPQGSLTVSLGYKADNKPGIQTIMADSIEEREIEKDCIIEVNENLHLIPANLQLAGIEMTLVNVMCKEQILRSALEYIKGDYDYILIDCSPSLGTLTINALAACDSIIIPVTPEFLSAKGLGDLTATIKKTKKRINPNIKIDGVLMTMLNERTNLSKEMIKTVNESASYIKDKFDLDMKIFHSKIPVSVKAGEAILNRKSIIEYDPKNKVSEAYQRFAKELILND from the coding sequence TTGAAAAATAAAATAATTGCAATAGTAAATCAAAAAGGTGGAGTAGGTAAAACTACTACAACTTTAAACTTGGGATATGCCTTATCACAGATGGGTAGCAAAGTTTTGTTGATAGATTTCGACCCTCAAGGAAGTTTGACGGTTTCTTTAGGATATAAAGCCGATAATAAACCAGGTATTCAAACTATAATGGCAGATTCTATAGAAGAGAGAGAAATAGAAAAGGATTGCATTATAGAAGTTAATGAAAACCTCCACTTAATACCTGCTAATCTACAACTAGCAGGCATTGAAATGACTCTAGTGAATGTAATGTGTAAAGAACAGATATTAAGATCAGCTCTGGAGTATATAAAGGGAGACTATGACTATATATTAATAGATTGCTCACCATCACTCGGAACTCTTACGATTAATGCCTTAGCAGCTTGTGATAGTATAATCATTCCAGTAACTCCTGAATTTTTATCAGCTAAGGGTTTAGGAGATCTAACAGCTACGATAAAGAAGACGAAAAAACGTATAAATCCTAATATTAAAATTGATGGTGTTTTAATGACTATGTTAAATGAAAGGACAAATTTATCGAAAGAAATGATAAAAACTGTAAATGAAAGTGCATCTTACATTAAAGATAAATTTGACCTAGATATGAAAATATTCCATAGTAAAATACCTGTTTCTGTTAAAGCTGGAGAAGCAATTTTAAATAGAAAAAGCATAATAGAATATGATCCTAAGAACAAGGTATCAGAAGCATATCAAAGATTTGCTAAGGAGCTGATTTTAAATGATTGA